A single window of Elusimicrobiota bacterium DNA harbors:
- a CDS encoding glycosyltransferase — protein sequence MGLPLKIVGRDPSSQLFAAWQDLERSSWVGVSFQELKKLLVGARAFIFPGEEDFGIAPVEAMAAGRPVIALAAGGSRNRPGGRNGIVL from the coding sequence ATGGGTCTCCCTTTAAAAATTGTAGGAAGGGACCCTTCGAGCCAACTCTTCGCCGCCTGGCAGGACCTCGAACGGAGTTCCTGGGTGGGGGTTTCCTTCCAGGAACTCAAGAAACTCTTGGTCGGAGCGCGGGCGTTTATCTTTCCAGGAGAAGAGGATTTTGGCATCGCCCCCGTGGAAGCCATGGCCGCCGGGCGGCCGGTGATCGCTTTGGCGGCAGGGGGCTCTCGAAACCGTCCTGGAGGGAGAAACGGGATTGTTCTTTGA
- a CDS encoding sugar transferase, with product MLTSRQAAQFLPSDFSEMGGAPPGSRPRSGRLCASIQRVLAHPELQVEARPTSDLAIFRDWVHGDGFREVYVGDPDLSHSDLVAMAEISEEAGVIFRIVPDILELRMGELILDESLGLPTFQVKSVSLHGWTYVYKRTFDLFVSVGLLVVGAVPLALLAILIKLDSPGPVFFRQERVGYKEKF from the coding sequence GTGCTGACCAGCCGCCAGGCCGCGCAGTTTTTACCATCGGATTTTTCTGAAATGGGCGGGGCGCCACCGGGTTCTCGTCCTCGGTCAGGCCGACTTTGCGCTTCCATTCAGCGCGTCCTCGCCCATCCCGAATTGCAGGTCGAAGCCCGGCCCACGAGCGACCTTGCCATTTTTAGGGATTGGGTTCATGGCGATGGATTCCGTGAAGTCTACGTGGGGGATCCTGATTTGTCTCACTCCGACTTGGTCGCCATGGCCGAGATCAGCGAAGAAGCCGGTGTGATTTTTCGCATCGTTCCCGATATCTTGGAACTCCGCATGGGGGAGTTGATTTTGGATGAGTCCTTGGGGCTCCCGACGTTTCAAGTCAAATCGGTTTCTCTTCACGGATGGACCTATGTTTATAAAAGAACTTTTGACTTGTTTGTCTCGGTAGGCCTGCTGGTGGTCGGAGCGGTTCCGCTGGCGCTCTTGGCCATTCTCATCAAGTTGGATTCTCCCGGGCCGGTTTTCTTTCGGCAGGAGAGGGTGGGATACAAGGAAAAATTTTAA
- a CDS encoding sugar transferase, producing MSLVGPRPQLPKEAESNDEWARKRLNVLPGISGLWQVSGRAQLSYEEMIELDVFYIEHWSPGLDLKILLKTIPTVFGRQGAY from the coding sequence ATGAGCCTGGTGGGACCCCGCCCTCAATTGCCCAAGGAAGCGGAATCCAACGACGAGTGGGCGCGGAAACGACTGAACGTGCTCCCGGGCATCTCCGGGCTCTGGCAGGTGAGCGGCCGGGCGCAACTGTCCTACGAGGAGATGATCGAACTCGACGTCTTTTACATCGAGCATTGGTCGCCCGGGTTGGACCTGAAGATTTTGCTGAAAACAATCCCCACGGTGTTTGGCCGGCAAGGAGCCTATTGA
- a CDS encoding DUF4143 domain-containing protein, protein MRRGAAFRTAWMENYFQTYIQRDVARLFPGLNQAKFRLFSQQLAGFSGSIVNCADLGRALGISSVTAQEYLGIAEGSYLWRNLPLMARPLRRLVKHPKGFLRDTGILHHFIRVNDLASLMAHPRMGASWEGLVTEELLRGLAMEGVPHEAYYYRTYAGGEVDLVLEGNFGTVPIEIKHAQTLTHYDLRSLTDFIQERKCDWGLVVHNGAEVRRLTDRIVSTPFACL, encoded by the coding sequence GTGAGACGCGGGGCGGCCTTTCGGACGGCTTGGATGGAAAATTATTTTCAGACCTATATTCAACGGGATGTGGCGCGGCTATTTCCGGGATTGAACCAGGCCAAATTTCGACTGTTTTCTCAACAGTTGGCGGGATTTTCGGGGTCGATCGTGAACTGTGCCGACTTGGGGCGGGCGCTGGGCATCTCTTCCGTGACGGCCCAGGAGTATTTGGGGATTGCGGAAGGTTCTTATCTTTGGCGAAATCTCCCGCTTATGGCAAGGCCTCTCCGCCGCCTGGTGAAGCATCCGAAAGGCTTCCTTCGAGACACGGGCATTCTCCATCACTTCATTCGGGTGAATGATCTCGCTTCGCTCATGGCCCATCCTCGAATGGGAGCCTCTTGGGAGGGGCTCGTCACTGAAGAACTTCTTCGCGGGCTGGCCATGGAGGGGGTTCCCCATGAAGCGTATTATTACCGAACCTACGCGGGGGGGGAGGTGGACCTCGTTTTGGAGGGAAACTTCGGAACCGTTCCCATTGAGATCAAGCACGCCCAGACATTGACCCATTACGACCTGCGATCTCTCACCGACTTCATTCAGGAGCGAAAATGTGACTGGGGCCTCGTGGTGCACAACGGCGCCGAGGTTCGGCGGTTGACGGATCGCATTGTTTCCACCCCGTTCGCGTGTTTGTGA
- a CDS encoding HAD-IIIA family hydrolase gives MSKKTMCISADWEWIPGAVDGMGKMAGLGFRLVVVSNQSGVARGYYGAADVRALHAQVAEDLHGLGVEIAGFYFCPMGPAMGAVPKTAARFDLKGGKDLKIDLSRSFMVGDKLIDVQAAQSAGVQPILVGTGYGVKEKAGLPKGIPFVEDLLGAARWMEGL, from the coding sequence ATGTCGAAAAAGACTATGTGTATCAGCGCGGATTGGGAATGGATTCCGGGGGCCGTGGACGGGATGGGGAAAATGGCGGGGCTGGGGTTCCGGCTGGTGGTGGTGTCGAACCAATCGGGGGTGGCGCGGGGGTATTACGGGGCGGCGGATGTTCGCGCCCTGCATGCCCAGGTGGCCGAAGATCTTCACGGCTTGGGCGTTGAGATCGCCGGATTTTACTTTTGCCCCATGGGCCCGGCGATGGGTGCAGTGCCGAAAACCGCGGCCAGGTTTGATCTTAAGGGCGGAAAGGATTTGAAGATCGACCTCTCCCGTTCTTTTATGGTGGGGGATAAATTGATCGACGTTCAGGCGGCCCAATCCGCCGGAGTTCAGCCCATCCTGGTTGGGACGGGCTATGGGGTGAAGGAAAAGGCCGGACTTCCGAAAGGAATTCCTTTCGTAGAGGATTTGCTGGGCGCCGCCCGATGGATGGAGGGGTTATGA
- a CDS encoding nucleotidyltransferase family protein: protein MKALILLGGLGTRLRPLTVDRPKPLLPILNRPFIAYQIDLLKKFGVREVVLGLGHKATAFRRQLGTGKEWGVKFIYSLEKEPLGTGGAIRHALDHLNGPAFILNGDVLSDFDLKALAETHRKAKADATLALGGRGQSRGLRVGRKRRAGLIRRFWRNPGDGNRGGS from the coding sequence ATGAAAGCTCTTATTCTGCTGGGAGGGTTGGGAACACGCTTGAGGCCCTTGACGGTGGATCGGCCTAAGCCGCTCTTGCCGATTTTGAACCGGCCCTTTATTGCCTACCAGATCGACCTCTTGAAAAAGTTTGGGGTGCGGGAAGTGGTGTTGGGGTTGGGGCACAAGGCGACCGCCTTTCGACGGCAGTTGGGGACAGGCAAGGAGTGGGGCGTGAAGTTCATTTACTCTTTGGAGAAAGAGCCTCTGGGGACGGGGGGCGCCATTCGCCACGCTCTGGACCATTTGAACGGGCCGGCGTTCATTTTGAACGGCGATGTGTTGAGCGATTTCGACCTGAAAGCCCTGGCCGAGACCCACCGGAAGGCCAAGGCCGACGCCACGCTGGCCTTAGGTGGCCGTGGACAATCCCGCGGCCTACGGGTTGGTAGAAAGCGACGCGCAGGCCTGATCCGGCGGTTTTGGAGAAACCCCGGCGACGGAAACCGCGGAGGTTCATGA